Proteins from a genomic interval of Kiloniellales bacterium:
- the recJ gene encoding single-stranded-DNA-specific exonuclease RecJ has product MQPAPSSGDSRPCLLNVERSLRGRRWEARLADDRLGLTLAQSLDLPEVLGRALAARQVTLESAEDFLAPRLRRALPDPLGLKDMEAAVARIVRALEAGEGIAVFGDYDVDGATSAALLARFFAALGVDLRVYVPDRFAEGYGPNKPALQRLRDEGVSLVITVDCGVTAFEALESAARSGQDVVVVDHHGVEAELPTAAAVVNPNRADDSSRLGQLAAVGVTFLLVVALNRALRDMGWYRRRAEPDLMAWLDLVALGTVCDVVALTGLNRALVSQGLKVMARRENPGLVALAEVAGVSRPPGTYETAFLLGPRINAGGRVGTPDLGARLLATGDRAEAADLAARLDALNRERREIEQAVLDQALGQAESALAKAGSAGGLICVAEEGWHAGVIGIVAGRLKDRFNLPALVIAVEAGIGKGSARSVPGVDLGAEVLAARRAGLLINGGGHAMAAGLTVEAGRIAELRAFLADRLARRIAESGYRPALGLDGALRLRAASAELVALLQRMAPFGVGNPEPRFALPGVRIDRPQVLTGGHLRCTLTGPEGGRLKAIAFRAFDDGLGEALAKSGGLPYHLAGKLRPDDWAGPGAVQFIIEDAAPAEG; this is encoded by the coding sequence ATGCAACCGGCCCCGTCTTCCGGCGATTCCCGTCCCTGCCTGCTCAACGTCGAGCGCTCCCTGCGCGGGCGGCGCTGGGAGGCGCGGCTCGCCGACGACCGGCTCGGCCTCACGCTCGCCCAGAGCCTCGACCTGCCCGAGGTGCTGGGCCGGGCATTGGCGGCGCGGCAGGTCACCCTAGAGAGCGCCGAGGATTTTCTGGCGCCGCGCCTGCGCCGCGCTCTGCCCGATCCTCTCGGTCTCAAGGACATGGAGGCGGCGGTCGCGCGGATCGTCCGGGCCTTGGAAGCGGGCGAGGGGATCGCGGTGTTCGGCGACTACGACGTCGACGGCGCGACCTCGGCGGCGCTGTTGGCGCGGTTCTTCGCGGCGCTGGGCGTCGACCTGCGGGTCTACGTGCCGGACCGCTTCGCCGAGGGCTACGGCCCCAACAAGCCGGCGCTGCAGCGCCTGCGGGACGAGGGCGTCTCCCTCGTGATCACCGTCGATTGCGGCGTCACCGCCTTCGAGGCCCTCGAGTCCGCGGCCCGGTCCGGCCAGGACGTGGTGGTCGTGGACCACCACGGCGTCGAGGCGGAACTGCCGACCGCCGCCGCCGTGGTCAACCCGAACCGCGCGGACGACAGCTCCCGGCTCGGCCAATTGGCCGCGGTCGGCGTCACCTTCCTGCTGGTCGTGGCGCTGAACCGGGCGTTGCGGGACATGGGCTGGTACCGGCGCCGGGCGGAACCCGACCTGATGGCCTGGCTCGACCTGGTCGCCCTCGGGACGGTCTGCGACGTGGTCGCCCTGACCGGCCTCAACCGGGCCCTGGTCTCCCAGGGCCTCAAGGTGATGGCGCGGCGCGAGAACCCCGGCCTGGTGGCCTTGGCCGAGGTCGCCGGGGTCAGCCGCCCGCCCGGCACCTACGAGACGGCCTTCCTGCTCGGGCCCCGGATCAACGCGGGCGGCCGGGTCGGCACGCCGGATCTGGGGGCCCGGCTGCTCGCCACCGGTGATCGCGCGGAGGCCGCCGACCTGGCCGCGCGGCTCGACGCCCTCAACCGGGAGCGGCGCGAGATCGAGCAGGCGGTGCTGGATCAGGCCCTCGGCCAGGCCGAGTCCGCCCTGGCCAAGGCGGGCTCCGCCGGCGGCCTGATCTGCGTCGCCGAGGAGGGCTGGCACGCCGGGGTGATCGGCATCGTGGCCGGCCGGCTCAAGGACCGCTTCAACCTGCCCGCGCTGGTGATCGCGGTCGAGGCGGGTATCGGCAAGGGCTCGGCGCGCTCCGTGCCGGGCGTCGATCTCGGCGCGGAGGTGCTGGCCGCGCGGCGTGCGGGGCTGCTGATCAACGGTGGCGGTCACGCCATGGCGGCGGGCCTGACGGTCGAGGCCGGGCGGATCGCGGAATTGCGCGCCTTTCTCGCCGATCGCCTGGCGCGGCGGATCGCCGAGTCCGGCTATCGTCCCGCCCTCGGCCTGGACGGCGCGCTGCGCCTGCGCGCGGCCAGTGCCGAGCTGGTCGCGCTGCTGCAGCGGATGGCGCCCTTCGGCGTCGGCAATCCCGAGCCGCGCTTCGCCCTTCCCGGCGTCCGAATCGACCGGCCGCAGGTCCTGACCGGCGGGCATCTGCGCTGCACGCTGACGGGACCGGAAGGCGGACGGCTCAAGGCCATCGCCTTCCGCGCCTTCGACGACGGGCTGGGCGAGGCGCTGGCCAAGAGCGGCGGCCTCCCCTACCATCTCGCGGGCAAGCTCCGGCCCGACGACTGGGCCG